A part of Citrifermentans bremense genomic DNA contains:
- a CDS encoding sodium-dependent transporter, with translation METPKAVKARDSFTTGLGVIAATLGSAVGLGNIWKFPALTGLNGGAAFIVVYLLSTLMAGLPVMIAELMLGRRSKSDALTTFRVLHPERESWSLIGAAGVLSAFLILAFYTEVAGWVFAYIFKAASGSILSADPKVTSAAFAKLIADPVQSVFWQCVVIAFVGAIIVMGVSKGIEKTTKRLMPVLFLILVMIGVRSLMLPGAAQGLDFLFRPDFSKVTGAVVLTAMGLAFFKLSVGMGTMITYGSYFRNDQNVPMTALRVMLADLTVSILAGVAIFPAVFTFGFKPEAGPSLLFITIPAVFSQMPFGNVFVVLFFVLGAIASTGAMLSIMEVPVAYLHQRFGVSRFNATAATGILLALIGSTAALSNSVLAEFKLFGMTMFDLYDFLTSNLLMPVGGLFICIFVGWVWGEKQVRAALSNDGQLQNGAVIRIFFFIVRYVAPVTIGVILLRGLKII, from the coding sequence ATGGAAACACCCAAGGCAGTAAAGGCACGCGACAGTTTCACCACGGGTTTGGGCGTCATCGCCGCTACTCTCGGCTCCGCCGTAGGGCTCGGCAACATCTGGAAGTTCCCGGCACTGACCGGGCTGAACGGCGGGGCGGCGTTCATCGTCGTCTACCTCCTCTCCACGCTCATGGCCGGGCTCCCGGTGATGATCGCCGAACTGATGCTCGGACGTCGCTCCAAGTCCGACGCGCTGACCACGTTCCGGGTGCTGCACCCCGAGCGCGAGAGCTGGTCTCTGATCGGCGCAGCCGGGGTCCTTTCCGCCTTCCTCATCCTCGCCTTTTACACCGAGGTGGCGGGGTGGGTCTTCGCCTACATCTTCAAGGCGGCCTCGGGGAGCATCCTCTCGGCCGATCCCAAGGTCACCTCGGCTGCCTTCGCTAAGCTGATCGCCGACCCGGTGCAGTCGGTGTTCTGGCAGTGCGTGGTCATCGCGTTCGTCGGCGCCATCATCGTCATGGGGGTCTCCAAGGGGATCGAGAAGACCACCAAAAGGCTTATGCCGGTGCTGTTCCTGATCCTGGTCATGATCGGGGTGCGCAGCCTGATGCTTCCCGGCGCGGCCCAGGGGCTCGATTTCCTCTTCCGCCCCGACTTCTCGAAGGTTACCGGCGCCGTGGTGCTCACCGCCATGGGGCTAGCCTTCTTCAAGCTTTCCGTCGGGATGGGGACCATGATCACCTACGGGAGCTACTTCAGAAACGACCAGAACGTCCCCATGACCGCCCTGCGCGTGATGCTGGCGGACCTCACCGTATCCATCCTGGCTGGGGTCGCCATCTTCCCGGCGGTCTTCACCTTCGGCTTCAAGCCCGAGGCTGGGCCGTCTCTCTTATTCATCACCATTCCGGCCGTCTTCTCCCAGATGCCATTCGGCAACGTCTTCGTGGTCCTCTTCTTCGTCCTCGGGGCCATTGCCTCGACAGGCGCCATGCTCTCCATCATGGAAGTGCCGGTGGCCTACCTGCACCAGCGCTTCGGCGTGAGCCGCTTCAACGCCACGGCAGCAACTGGGATCCTGCTGGCCTTGATCGGTTCGACCGCCGCGCTTTCCAACAGCGTCCTCGCGGAGTTCAAGCTGTTCGGCATGACCATGTTCGACCTGTACGACTTCCTAACCTCCAACCTGCTCATGCCGGTCGGGGGGCTCTTCATCTGCATCTTCGTCGGATGGGTTTGGGGTGAAAAACAGGTGAGGGCGGCATTGTCCAACGATGGACAGCTGCAAAACGGCGCAGTCATCCGCATCTTCTTCTTTATCGTGAGGTACGTCGCGCCCGTCACCATCGGCGTCATCCTGCTGCGCGGATTGAAGATCATCTAG